Proteins from one Candidatus Methanomethylicota archaeon genomic window:
- the cas3 gene encoding CRISPR-associated helicase Cas3': protein MVDLQPFYNEVLEKLFGDTVERRKFIDYVISELCNSWDKYDVFIIEAPTGYGKTTISATLSLYSINEELKSIIALPLRSLLEDQYDKYKKLASTMLVGKRYMNNPDSRYLSKPITLTTIDTLSFTLFGLSPEDFDKVVKYWSGTSMGSLGHYLFSVASVTLSNVILDEVHLLADEIKSLNFLVALIHLSIRNNQKLVLMSATIPTAFEKVLERELRQHMNRMRFIRFGKECVDEEFVNERLNKNYEIEIVGLRGEDKESYIKSYIKSKMNGGSCKRVIVIFNTVKDAISFYDALEMNNVPKLLLHAKFCEEDKERKIEKLKEYKKLDRYIIVSTQVIEAGIDISSDLMITEIAPINSLIQRVGRFLRYGGEEKGALLIWYEIDEQNNLKKSGENNEKYKVYDYDLTKRTLDSLLNAKSKGRINFHVPSSKDVIGYKDLMDMVYHEGDFKVKSREVTSLLKISLDLEAMSYSALKQLMRLDGSFVRDSMLIPIIPKSLISEGENYDLENLQKLVIPISFNTFTKLLEKSLIKSCICKSREDEHGRPMTRIKPLDENIVKELRNPVRGIENLLRIMSKESIFAFILNADYDGERGLMIEYE, encoded by the coding sequence GTGGTTGACTTGCAACCATTTTACAATGAAGTATTGGAGAAGCTTTTTGGAGATACTGTAGAGAGGAGGAAGTTCATAGATTACGTGATATCTGAGTTATGTAACTCATGGGATAAATATGATGTTTTTATAATAGAAGCTCCAACAGGGTATGGGAAAACAACAATTTCCGCAACTCTCTCCCTATACAGCATAAATGAGGAGTTGAAATCAATAATTGCATTACCATTACGATCATTACTTGAAGATCAATATGACAAATATAAGAAGCTAGCAAGTACAATGCTTGTTGGTAAAAGGTACATGAATAATCCAGATTCACGATACCTATCAAAGCCAATAACTTTAACAACAATTGACACTTTATCTTTCACCCTCTTTGGACTTTCACCTGAAGATTTTGATAAAGTTGTTAAGTATTGGAGTGGAACTTCCATGGGTTCCCTCGGCCACTATCTCTTCTCAGTTGCATCCGTAACACTGTCAAATGTAATTTTGGACGAAGTGCACTTACTTGCTGATGAAATAAAATCCCTTAACTTCCTAGTAGCATTAATCCATCTATCCATCAGGAATAATCAAAAATTAGTTCTGATGTCAGCGACGATACCCACAGCTTTCGAAAAAGTCTTGGAAAGAGAATTAAGGCAACATATGAATAGGATGAGATTCATTAGATTTGGGAAGGAATGTGTTGATGAAGAATTTGTGAATGAGAGGTTGAATAAGAATTACGAAATTGAAATTGTGGGGTTAAGAGGGGAGGATAAGGAAAGCTACATTAAAAGTTACATTAAAAGCAAAATGAATGGGGGTTCATGTAAAAGGGTGATAGTGATTTTCAACACAGTGAAAGATGCTATATCATTTTATGACGCACTTGAAATGAATAATGTCCCTAAACTACTATTACATGCAAAATTCTGTGAGGAAGATAAGGAAAGGAAGATTGAAAAGTTAAAGGAGTACAAGAAGTTGGACAGATACATAATAGTTTCTACACAAGTCATTGAAGCTGGCATTGACATATCGTCTGATTTAATGATAACTGAAATTGCACCAATAAATTCATTAATACAAAGGGTGGGGAGGTTTTTGAGGTATGGAGGAGAAGAGAAGGGGGCTTTACTAATATGGTATGAAATAGATGAGCAAAATAATCTTAAGAAAAGTGGAGAAAATAATGAGAAGTATAAGGTTTACGATTACGATTTAACTAAGAGAACTTTGGATTCTTTGCTTAATGCGAAGAGTAAGGGGAGAATAAACTTTCATGTACCATCTTCAAAGGATGTGATTGGATATAAGGATTTAATGGATATGGTATATCATGAAGGTGATTTTAAAGTTAAAAGTAGAGAGGTAACTTCATTATTAAAAATTAGTTTGGATTTGGAGGCTATGTCATATTCAGCATTAAAACAATTAATGAGGTTAGATGGGAGTTTTGTTAGAGACTCCATGCTAATACCCATAATCCCAAAATCATTAATATCGGAAGGGGAAAATTATGATTTAGAGAATTTACAGAAACTGGTAATCCCAATATCCTTTAATACTTTCACAAAACTACTTGAAAAATCACTTATAAAAAGTTGCATTTGCAAATCACGTGAAGATGAGCATGGGCGTCCAATGACTCGTATTAAGCCACTAGATGAAAACATTGTCAAGGAGTTGAGAAATCCAGTAAGGGGGATTGAAAATCTCCTACGAATAATGAGCAAAGAAAGTATCTTTGCATTCATTCTGAACGCAGATTATGATGGTGAAAGGGGGTTAATGATAGAGTATGAGTAA